CAAACCGGTAGCCTAACCGAACCTTCCTGATTACTCAGAGTTAAACTATTCTCTTCAAACTTCATAGCAAAATTGGTGGGAAATTCCACTACTTTCACTTCCCTTCCTGTTTGCTTGTAACGATAAACCTGAAGGTTGCTTGCATTGTACCTGGATTCAAGAGTACTATCCGAGCACATCGCCTTCACTTCATTCTTTACTACCACCGAATCAGTTCCAAATTCGAATTGTTGATAGGTATAAACCATACAACCACCGCTAGACATGGATTTACATGTCTCACCCGCTTTATATCGAAAGGCTTTTCCTGCAATAGTTTCGGTTTGGGCTAAGGTTGATAAGCTAAGCACTACGCTTAAAACTAAAAAAACTATTGTTAAACGAGTCGGTTTCATACCATTTAGTTAGTTTCCCAAACCAATTCACCATTTTTTAATTCCGGAATACTTTTACAGATATCAATACTCAAACAATACGCAATATCTTCTGCCAGGTTCAAGTGTTTTAATCGCTTCCGATGGCTCGAATTGGCTAAATATCCATTCATATCCAACTTGGCTCTTTCATATAAATGCATAGCTGCCAATGCCGAATCACATTGAACATCAAAAGCACCACTTCTCAGCAATTGCTCTGCCAAGGCTCCACCAAACAAACTATCCTCCAAATTGAAACGGTTTTTCCATCCGGCACACAAAACAATAACATCCCGTTTTTGTTCAACTAAAAAATCCCTCATGGCAGAAAGGTTCAGAAATGATCCAATAACCAGTTTATAGGCATCTTTAGCAGCAACAATGGCTTGGGTTCCGTTGGTGGTCGAGATGGCAACCTTTCTTCCTTCCACCACTTCCCTCACATAGCTGAAAGGAGAATTTCCAAAATCAAAACCTTCCTGCTTTTCCCCGTTTCGTTCGCCGGCCACCAAAAAACCTTGAGATTTATACGATAATGCTTCTTCAATACCTGCGACCGGAACCATGGCCTTTACGCCATTATCAAAACCTGTAACCATGGCCGAAGTAGCGCGCAATACATCCACAACCACTACCACCGCTTCGTCATTTCGAAACAATGGATATAAAAAAGGGGAAAAACAAACACTAACTTGCTTCTTCTCCACCACTGCTATTTCTTCAAAAAAGGAATTTTAACAACCTGAGCCTTCAATGATTTCTCCCGAATAGATACGAATACTTCCGATCCAACTTTACTACTACTTGCCGGAACGTAAGCCAAAGCAATCGCTTTTTTCAAGGTCGGACTTTGAGTTCCGGAAGTCACCACCCCAATCGCATTTCCTTGTTCATCTACAATGGCATGCCCATGACGTGGGATTCCACCTCTGTCAAGCATTTCCAACCCAACCAATTTCCTGGCCGGACCCGAATTTTTCTGATTCAACAAGGCTTCGGAATTGTTAAACGTTTTCGTAAATTTGGTAATCCAACCTAATCCTGCTTCAATCGGAGAAGTGGTATCATCAATATCGTTTCCATACAAACAAAACCCCATCTCTAGTCGCAAGGTGTCGCGGCAACCTAAACCGCAAGCCTTAATACCGTAGTCTTTTCCAGCTTCTAAAACAGCATTCCACATGGCTTCGGCATGGGCATTTTCAAAATACAATTCAAAACCTCCTGCTCCGGTATAACCCGTTGCAGAAATAATTACATTTTCAAATCCTGCAAAAGTCCCCCTGCGAAAAGAGTAATATTCAATAGAAGCCAAATCAACTTCCGTTAAACTTTGCAACGCTTCTGCCGCTTTTGGACCTTGTACTGCCAGCAAGGAAACCTTATCCGAAATGTTCTTCATTTCCACATTTCCGGTATTAAATTGCTGAATCCAAGCCCAATCCTTATCGATATTGGAAGCATTTACAACCAGCATATATTCTTCATTTCCAAGTCGATACACCAAAAGATCATCCACTATTCCACCATCCAAATTAGGAAAACAACTGTATTGAACTTTACCATCAACCAAAACAGAGGCATCGTTGCTGGTAACCCTTTGAATCAGGTCTAATGCACCAGCCCCTTTGATGATAAATTCACCCATGTGACTCACATCAAACACCCCTAAAGCATTGCGAACTGCCTCATGTTCAGCAGTTAATCCTTCATATTGCACAGGCATATTATAACCTGCAAAAGGTACCATTTTTGCCCCCATGTTCACATGGGTTTGGTACAGAGCGGTGTTTTTCAATGTTTCTATTTCCATTCGACAAAGGTAAACGCCAAGGTCAAATTTCCGAACAGAAAGTTGGTAGTTAGAAAAGAAAATTAATGCTTAGTAAATTTTTCCCAAATAGCTTTTTATTGTATGATTAGGCGGGCCGCTTTTGCCCCCTCCAAGAGCTTGCAATTTCCCAAATGGTAGCTGTGGGCAAAATCGCCGGGCTATCCGTTCCTAGTCCTCGCCCCGAAAGGGTTCGGGGCTGTGGGCTATCCACTTCTATCCCTGCCCGATGGCACTACTAACAGCGCTTGGCAATCAACTCTGAGTATTCATGCTTCTACCATTTTGAAATTAAATAGGAAATAGTAGCCTGGTTTTTTTGAATCTTCCTAAAGTTGTATCCGTTTTTCCATTTCGATTTTTTTTGCATCATTCTTGCTATTTCCAGTGTATGCAAAAAAAATTAGTCCCTTTTGTCCTTTTATTAGTTCTTTTCCCCGAATGCTGTTATACCCAAAACCTTTATCAGGCATGCCTAGACTACTATTTAAATCCACATTTCTTTTACCAACCCTCTACCATATCCCTAAGCAAAATTAAATTCATAGAAAAACATCAATACACATACAGCAACGATACTATTAACCACGACTTTCTACTTGAAAAACATCAATTTAACCAATTGGGAAAACCGGAATATGTGTATAAAAAACCGATAGGAATGGAAAAATCAGAATTTTACTATTCCTATGACTCAATCGGAAACCTAATTAAAGAAGAGCGATACGGGATAGCTCCAAGCTTGCAATACAAGCTGGAAGCAACACATGAATGGTTTTATTCCAATCAAATTCTTACCCAACACAGGTATTATCAATTATGCGATAATTTTCCGCTCGAACATGGTGCTGCCTACTTCCCTGAAAAAATTTTCCTTTATGAAATCGATAGTATTAGGTATAACCAAACCGAAAATTCAGTGCTTGTTTTATCCAACTATACTCCTTCATTTTCCACCTTAAAGGCGGAACCTTATCCACCAAATTTCAAAACATCGTATTCAAAAAAATTAACCTTCCACCCCAACAATCGCATTGCATCCTATGTATTAAAAAGAGACCAAATAGTTCAAACCAAACAGTTTGATGAATGCGGAAATGCTTTTCCTTATTTATCCGAAAACAAAAAATGCCAGGAACTTAGAAAAATTAATACGGCTTGCCTGGCACCCGATGAAATAAACATTTGCAACCAGGCCGACACTATTACAATCAATAAGATTTTGTACTTTTATATTCGAACACATTTCAGTAATTTTGTTCACGACTCAGGAGCCGGCACTTCTTATGAAAATCGGGGAACTTCTTATTATGATCAAAATTTCAGACAAGTACGTTCAATAGACACCTGTATCAGTCAAAGGGGAAGCATGTGGGAAAACATTCCAAACTACACTACCCAAACCATTCGAAATAGCCAATTTGAATATTTCGAAAATGGTCTGCTTAAGAAAATCACAGTTGCCGATGAATTAGGAAAAATGGTGGAAGTAACTGAATTTAAGATCGAGTACTATTAGCTTTTCCATTAAATTATTTCGGTTGATTATAAGCAAGTTTGGAGTAAAAATTCACGCCCAAACCCAGCATTGTTTCTAAACTCTTATAAATTGCAATAATGGATGGGCTTGCACCCTCGGGCAACGATTGAGGCAGTGTAGCCCACAAGGCTGCGCAGTGCTAACGAAGCTGCCTGAGGACTACCGCCGAAAGCGTGACACTTGCGCCATGCACCAACCTCCGAAAACAATCAAATGAAGGTAGCGCAAGTGGGCCCGCCAAATACTTAATAAAACTTAACTAATCTGTTTAGGTATTTTTAAAATTCACCATCCAATTAATTCCAAATTTATCGGTTAAACTGCCGTAATAAGCCCCAAAAAACATATCCTTTAAAGGCATGGTAATGGTTCCGCCTTCCGACAATTCATTGAAAATACGTTCTGTTTCAGTCCTGGATTCTGGCTCAACGGAAATATGCATAGTATTACCTGAATTCAATTCAAAACCCATTTCACGGGGAGCATCGGTTCCCATCAGAACAAACCCACCAACAATGGGCAATTCCACATGCAACACCATTTTTTTCACCGAATCCAGCACCGGCGGATTACCAGGCGAGGACGGAATATCTTCAAAACGTTGGATACCTTGTCCGCTAAACTCCGACCTAAAAACTTGACGATAAAATAAGAAGGCCTGCTCCGTACTACCCGGAAAATTCAAATACATACATACCCGAGTTTGATTCCCTGATTTTAGCTCTGTGCGCAATTTCACCTGTGCTTCAATATATTGATCAAGGTTTTCCAAAGCCATAGTAAAGCCTTCTTTAAAGCCCATTTTGATAATGGTTTCCAAATCATTTAAACTTTGGAAAGTATTCCGGATACTAACCATGGTTTTGTTTCCCAAGGCTTGAAACGAAACCGACCATTGGGTGCGTGGAAACTGCTCGTTTATTTTACCGAATTCATCACAAAATGCATCCAATCCGGCGTAGTTACTTTTGGGATTTACTATGGTATAATCGGCCCGGCACCAATGCTTTTCACCTTGAGGGCCTTCCATGCAATACAACCAGTTTCCACCTTCCCGGAAATCCATGCTTTTGGTGCGTGTTTGATAAGGTTTGGGAGCCCACCACAAGTCTAAAATTTCCGGATTGGTCCAAGCTTCCCACACCAGATCTAAACCGGCGGCAAACTCGCGTTTAACATGAATTTGATTGTTTTCTTTGTCTACTTGAAAGTCGAATAATAAAGCTGCATTCATAGTTATTGATTTTTGTTTTGTAATTTAATTAAAAGTTGATCCAGTTCATTGAAGCGGGTTTCCCACAGTTTTCGGAATTGAGAAAGCCATTCATCTATTTCTTTCATTTTTTCTGGGTTAAGTTGGTAATGCACTTCCCTACCCGATTGCCTGGTAGTAACCAATTCGCATTCAGAAAGCACCTGCAAATGCTTGGAAACTGCCTGTCGGGAAGATGAGAAATGTTCGGCCAACGCATTGGGTGTTAATGCCTGAACCGCCAACAAGGTTAAGATGGCTCGCCGGGTTGGATCTGCAATGGCTTGGAAAACATCACGACGTATCATTATGCAATCATTTGGTTGCAAATATATATGCAACTTTTTGGTTGCGCATAAAAAAATGCAATTCTCGTCTTAACTACTTGTTTATTAAGATAATAATTTAGAATTGACCCGGATGAACCAAGGCAAGTTGCCGGTTCCATTCCCGAAATTGGAGTTGAGTTCGGATAAATTGAGGCGAAAAATTCAATCCAAGCCCCAAGCTTTGTCCCGAACGATAGGGTGAAATTTCAACTCCCCAGTTGTTTCTATTGGAAATTAAAGACCCGAAAGCATATCCCAAGGCAGCACCACCCACTACATCACTCATCCAGTGAGCATTGTCGTGCACCCGGGAAAGTCCGGCCAAAGTAGCCAGGGAATAGGCCAGTACTCCCACCCACTTTTTATGCCTGTATTCGCGTGCATAAACAGTTGCAACAGCCCAGGCCTGAATGGTATGTCCGCTAATAAAGCTGTTGTGACTGGCATCACCTACAATCCAGTGAAAACGGTAAGGATCCATTCCGGCGGCTTCGTATGGTCTTTCGCGTTGAAACACATATTTAGGTACAAAACTTCCGGCAACTGCCAGTGCAAAAGCCTTGGTAGCAAGCATGGCAACCTTTTTGGCATGTTGGTCTTTAAAAACCAATCCCCCAATATAAGTTACTCCAATAATTCCGGCTGAATAAATTCCTCCTCCTATGGGTTCAAGACCATACTTCGAAATAGCATTGGAAACTGGACTCCGATGTGCTTGGACCCATTGGGCGATGGGTTTATCAAAAAACATGGCCATGGCAGTAGCACTGGTAAGGGCAAAAGCAGTTCCCCATTGCTTTTCTTTCCATCGTATGGGTGCAAAGGCAATATCTTTGGCATCGTACAAATAAGAACGAACATAGGGATAATTAATGGAAGCCCGATGTTTCTCTTTGCCTTTAAAATTGAAAAATCCCTGAGTGCATCCCGGGTTAGAAAATCCAAGTAAAACCAATAAAAGGATGGGTCTCAATGCTGACAAACTGTATCTTTGTAAAAATGTGGTACAAATTAAGCGCAATAATTGGTCTGGTACTTTTATTTTTTCCATCCTGCACCAAAACTCCGCCCAATAATGGGATACCTTATGTTTATGTAAACTACGACCTCTATCTTTCCAATCCCGATAACGTGATGCTACAAGCCCTGGGAAATTGGAAATACTTAAATAACCAGGGTTCAAGAGGATTATTAGTTTATCACAAAGATTTGGGCGAATTTATGGTGTATGACCGACACTGCACCTACAACCCCGATGGTGATTGCGGACAGGTAAGCGTTATGAGCGATAATGTTACCTTATACGATTCTTGCTGCGGTTCCAAATTTCTAATGTACGATGGTTCCATTGTAAATGGTCCGGCTCAATACCCTTTAAAGGCTTATATGGTTTATTATAACAACGATATATTACACATAACCAATTAAAAAAATTGTGCGGACGTTAAACCTTTGTAAAATAGCAGCGTCAATAGCTTAGGAAAACGTTTCCGGAGGTTCAATATGGTGGAAACCGATGATAAAGACTTGTTGGTCCAATTTAAGGATGAGCGCACTCGCAATGCGGCGTTTTCGCTTATCATTAAAAAATACCAGCAACGCGTTTACTGGCATATCCGAAAAATGGTAATAGACCACGATGATGCGGATGATGTTACCCAAAATACTTTTGTAAAGGTTTGGCGTAACCTGGAAAACTTCCGCGAAGATTCGCAACTCTATACCTGGATTTATCGAATTGCCACCAACGAATGTCTGACGTTTTTGAAACAAAAAAAGGCAAGAGAAATGGTATCCTTTGATGACCTGGAATTCAAAATGGCCGAACAATTGGAAAGTGATCCATTGTTTACCGGCGATATGATTCAGAAGCGACTACAAAAGGCTATCTTAACCCTGCCCGAAAAACAACGCCTGGTATTTAACATGAAATACTTCGATGCATTAAAATACGAAGAAATGTCTGAAATTCTGGGAACCTCGGTTGGTGCTCTGAAAGCAAGTTACCATCATGCAGTTACTAAAATTGAAGTGTACCTCAAAAACGAACAAAACTAATTATCATCAAACTTACCTTAAAACATGAACTAAATTTTACCCGCCATGTCTAACATTCTTGAAAATTTAACCAGTAAAAACAATCCGTTTATAGTTCCTAAAGACTATTTCGATCGGTTGCCGGAGCGCATTATGAAGCGCATTCTGGCTGGGCATCAGGACAAAGACAGCTCAGAAATTAGTTCTATAAGCTCATTCGGGGTACCTTCCGGTTATTTTGATAAATTAGAAAATACCATACTCAAGCGGATTGCTTTAGACCAGGTTTCAATAGAAAATGAAGAAGCCTTTTTAGAATTCGCTGCCCCTACCCTCTTTTCTCAAAAAAAAACACAAGACTTCCAAGTCCCGGATAACTATTTTGAACAATTGGAGGCCTCCGTTTGGAATCGAATTCGGATCGATGGCTTAAGCGAGAAGGAATTGGATGGTAATCTGAATACTTTAAACCTACCTGCATCCATTGGAATGGAGGTGACTCCTGCTTATTTCGAAGATTTAGAGTCCAAAATTTGGTCTAAAATTACCAGTGAACAAGTAGACGAAGATTTGGAAGAATTGTTTTTTGCGGAGTCAGCACCTACCCTGCATGCCATCCCAAAAACAAATCCTTTTTCCATTCCTCCGCACTATTTTAACCAATTCGATCAAAACCTGACCCAAACCCTGGGCCATGAAAATCCAGACACCAAAGTAATTCAACTGCCCATTGCCAAACCTAATTTGGTTATACGTTACATTGGTATCAGCATTTCTGTTGCTGCCTCCCTGGTTTTAATCGTGAGTTTAGGAAATTTCATTTTCACTAATAACTCCGATAAACCGGCGGTTGCAAGTGTTGAACCTTCTGTTTCTAACCCAAGTCCAGCCCAAAATATGCCCTTGGCCGAAGTAGTTAAAAATGAACAATCTGCCACCGTTGTAAGTTTTGACGAAGAAGATATCCTGGAAGTAGTTTCCGAAAACATCGATTTAAGCGATCTTAACACTTTTACCATCCCTGTTGACCAACCCAGCCAGGACGAAATTATTGATTATCTGGTAGACACCGATATTGACCTACAAAGTATAGACCTGTAAACCAAACCATGAAGTTGTTAACCTATGTTCTAAAATCTGTTCTTCCAATGTTGCTGTTGGCAAGCTTGCCATTGCTTACTGCAGCACAACGTGGAGCTATTCCTAAGCCCGGAGGTGCTCAACGTACCGACGGAAGTAAGGAAGATAAGATTTTGGCCCTTAAAATGGCTTTCTTTACCCAAAAACTGGATCTTAGTCCGGACGAAGCTCAGCGTTTTTGGCCTATTTATAACGCTTTTCAAACTGAATTAAAACAACTCCGTAAAACCCGAAAAAACCTGTTGCAAGATGTTTCTGAAAATTACGAAAGCATGAGCGATAAGGAAATTGAAACAGCGTTAGACGACGAACTTAACCTGGCTCAAAAGGAAATTGACCTTCGAAAAAAATACCATCCTCAGTTTAAATCGGTTCTTTCCATTCGAAAAGTGGCTTTGCTTTATAAGGCCGAAGAGCAATTTAAACGACGCCTGCTCGAAGAAATTCAGAAGAAAGAGCAATAGTTTTTTTTTATTTATTTGGCGGGTCCCATTCGCACCTTAGGCATTTAAAACTACAACCCTTTCTGCATGTGCTCATGGTCGGGCTATCGGCTGTAGTCCTCGTCGCCCTTAGCCAAAGGCTGCGGGCTCCTGTGGGCTACTTGCCTCTATCCCTACCCGACACAACCCCAACCTACTTATTCTATTCCGTAGTTTTTCCGTATCCGGATTAATTTTACACAACCTAATCAATTGAAGAATGAACTATTCGAAAAACTAGAATTAGAATTATTTATTTCTAAGGGGCAATGTTTCATAGAATGTTAGTGCAGATATTGGTTTCAATTGAAAACTTCTTTTTTCAATATCAAATTGATAAAAATCATTTCAAGTAAATTTCTATTTCCTTACATTTGAGAAAATTAACAGCATGAAAACATTTTTACCTGCATTAATTGTTTTGATTTTAACAGTAAATAAATCCTTCGCACAAAGTAGCAATGGGAATATTTACCCTTGTGAAGTTCTTCCTCCGATATTATCGTATGCTTGTTACCAAAATTGTTGGTTAGATACACTCCATTTGGGTGGAGATACCAATCTGATAAAGCTAAGTTCATCATGCGATTTATGGCAAATTGGAAACAATCAAAAACCCGAATTTGGCAATCCGGGGGCAGATTTTGGTATTGAAACAGATTTGGATTCTTCCTATTCAACCGGCAATTCCTGTTCGTTTTGGATTACCCCTCCCAGTAACCCTTTTCAATGGGCTTCTACCGTCCTAATGTTTGAACACCGATATAGCACTGACAGTCTTAAGGATGGAGGTGTAATTGAGTATAGTTGCAATGGTACGGATTGGTCCAATGTCGTAAATGATAACTTTATTTCTCCTACCTTCAAATCCTACATAAATTTCCCTTTGGTAGATGATTATGGGAACTATAATCCGGCTTCCATTCCAACCTTAGATGACCTAAATTATTCTTTTACCGGCACTTCCGATACCTGGATCTGGAGTGGCTTTGAATTTATTTGGGCATTCCCTGTAAAATCCATTCAAAATAACCAAAACGGATGTGAGTTTTCGAACATGGATTCTCTGCTATTCCGGTTCACCTTCCACTCTGACACCACCTTCGATAACAAACCGGGTTGGATGATTCGAAACATCGTAGTTGGTTCAATAGATTTAGGAAGTGGAATAAATGAATTCACTCAAAACTCCCCTATAGTTTATCCGAATCCAACCAATGATTTGGTTTTCCTTTCAGAATCTTATCTGGGAGCTAACTTTGAAATTTTGAACTCCATGGGGCAACAAGTTAGTTCAGGCTACTACACTTCATCCGGCATTTCAACCTCCGAATTAAGTGAGGGAAACTATTGGATCAGAGGCTACCTTGGCCAAATTCCCTGGAAAACTACCTTTGTAAAGTATTGAGCAAAAAACTCCTTTTATTAGGCAAGTTTTAAATCAGGTAACCTCTTATTTCATTCTAAATTTGTAAAAGAATAAAAAATCTAAAATTAGAATTTCATTGACCAATACCGGCTTTCTTTGCTAAAATCATCGTCTTTGAAATCCCTATTTTCCCTTACTTTTTTGCTGGTTTCACGACTAGCTTTTTGCCAAACAATTTTCACTTCGGAATGGCAAAAATTATTGGATTTAAATCAATTGCCCAAAGGTGTTAGCATTCAACATGCACAAAACAACCTGGATGTTACATTTTACCAAGGTAGGTATTATGTTGCCCTACGAACTGCACCAACCCATTTTGCTTCTTCCAAAACTGAATTGTATGTGCTAAGTTCTACCGATTTTCATTCCTGGGAACTTGAAACCAAGGTCCATATGCAAGCTGATTTGCGTGAACCCCGCTTCACCGTTTTTCACGACAGCCTGTTTTTCTACTTTTTTAAGGCCGGCTCTCATCCTCTTAAATTTGAACCTAATTCTTTATATGTTTCCACTAAATCAGGCTATCA
This genomic window from Bacteroidia bacterium contains:
- a CDS encoding 2-phosphosulfolactate phosphatase, with amino-acid sequence MEKKQVSVCFSPFLYPLFRNDEAVVVVVDVLRATSAMVTGFDNGVKAMVPVAGIEEALSYKSQGFLVAGERNGEKQEGFDFGNSPFSYVREVVEGRKVAISTTNGTQAIVAAKDAYKLVIGSFLNLSAMRDFLVEQKRDVIVLCAGWKNRFNLEDSLFGGALAEQLLRSGAFDVQCDSALAAMHLYERAKLDMNGYLANSSHRKRLKHLNLAEDIAYCLSIDICKSIPELKNGELVWETN
- the gcvT gene encoding glycine cleavage system aminomethyltransferase GcvT, with the protein product MKNTALYQTHVNMGAKMVPFAGYNMPVQYEGLTAEHEAVRNALGVFDVSHMGEFIIKGAGALDLIQRVTSNDASVLVDGKVQYSCFPNLDGGIVDDLLVYRLGNEEYMLVVNASNIDKDWAWIQQFNTGNVEMKNISDKVSLLAVQGPKAAEALQSLTEVDLASIEYYSFRRGTFAGFENVIISATGYTGAGGFELYFENAHAEAMWNAVLEAGKDYGIKACGLGCRDTLRLEMGFCLYGNDIDDTTSPIEAGLGWITKFTKTFNNSEALLNQKNSGPARKLVGLEMLDRGGIPRHGHAIVDEQGNAIGVVTSGTQSPTLKKAIALAYVPASSSKVGSEVFVSIREKSLKAQVVKIPFLKK
- a CDS encoding SRPBCC domain-containing protein, coding for MNAALLFDFQVDKENNQIHVKREFAAGLDLVWEAWTNPEILDLWWAPKPYQTRTKSMDFREGGNWLYCMEGPQGEKHWCRADYTIVNPKSNYAGLDAFCDEFGKINEQFPRTQWSVSFQALGNKTMVSIRNTFQSLNDLETIIKMGFKEGFTMALENLDQYIEAQVKLRTELKSGNQTRVCMYLNFPGSTEQAFLFYRQVFRSEFSGQGIQRFEDIPSSPGNPPVLDSVKKMVLHVELPIVGGFVLMGTDAPREMGFELNSGNTMHISVEPESRTETERIFNELSEGGTITMPLKDMFFGAYYGSLTDKFGINWMVNFKNT
- a CDS encoding metalloregulator ArsR/SmtB family transcription factor, encoding MRRDVFQAIADPTRRAILTLLAVQALTPNALAEHFSSSRQAVSKHLQVLSECELVTTRQSGREVHYQLNPEKMKEIDEWLSQFRKLWETRFNELDQLLIKLQNKNQ
- a CDS encoding phosphatase PAP2 family protein produces the protein MRPILLLVLLGFSNPGCTQGFFNFKGKEKHRASINYPYVRSYLYDAKDIAFAPIRWKEKQWGTAFALTSATAMAMFFDKPIAQWVQAHRSPVSNAISKYGLEPIGGGIYSAGIIGVTYIGGLVFKDQHAKKVAMLATKAFALAVAGSFVPKYVFQRERPYEAAGMDPYRFHWIVGDASHNSFISGHTIQAWAVATVYAREYRHKKWVGVLAYSLATLAGLSRVHDNAHWMSDVVGGAALGYAFGSLISNRNNWGVEISPYRSGQSLGLGLNFSPQFIRTQLQFREWNRQLALVHPGQF
- a CDS encoding sigma-70 family RNA polymerase sigma factor, encoding MVETDDKDLLVQFKDERTRNAAFSLIIKKYQQRVYWHIRKMVIDHDDADDVTQNTFVKVWRNLENFREDSQLYTWIYRIATNECLTFLKQKKAREMVSFDDLEFKMAEQLESDPLFTGDMIQKRLQKAILTLPEKQRLVFNMKYFDALKYEEMSEILGTSVGALKASYHHAVTKIEVYLKNEQN
- a CDS encoding T9SS type A sorting domain-containing protein → MKTFLPALIVLILTVNKSFAQSSNGNIYPCEVLPPILSYACYQNCWLDTLHLGGDTNLIKLSSSCDLWQIGNNQKPEFGNPGADFGIETDLDSSYSTGNSCSFWITPPSNPFQWASTVLMFEHRYSTDSLKDGGVIEYSCNGTDWSNVVNDNFISPTFKSYINFPLVDDYGNYNPASIPTLDDLNYSFTGTSDTWIWSGFEFIWAFPVKSIQNNQNGCEFSNMDSLLFRFTFHSDTTFDNKPGWMIRNIVVGSIDLGSGINEFTQNSPIVYPNPTNDLVFLSESYLGANFEILNSMGQQVSSGYYTSSGISTSELSEGNYWIRGYLGQIPWKTTFVKY